A region from the Vicia villosa cultivar HV-30 ecotype Madison, WI linkage group LG3, Vvil1.0, whole genome shotgun sequence genome encodes:
- the LOC131658158 gene encoding IQ domain-containing protein IQM2-like yields MGISFPIVLKSLDSAILIQQNWWKLLDSSELKQSSICFFDVENHETAISRWARARTRAAKVGKGLSKDFKARKLALLHWLEAIDPRHRYGHNLHFYNDKWLKSQSMEPFFYWLDMGEGKEINLDKCSRAKLQQQCIKYLGPMERLSYEVVVEDGKLLYKQSGEVLHTIKEGSCSKWIFVLSTSKNLYVGEKKKGSFQHSSFLAGGAASCAGRLVVEHGVLKAVWPQSGHYRPTEENFKEFTTFLEENKVDLSNVEEWKSFKVEGIGDFVLKQKLNLLKWRLKWWNKEVFGRIDLDIQEEVRDINHGDVLLEAEGGDIQPVTLFYRKKATSRFWMKLRI; encoded by the exons ATGGGGATTTCTTTTCCAATAGTACTGAAATCATTAGATTCTGCAATTCTTATTCAACAAAACTG GTGGAAGCTTTTAGATTCTTCTGAACTGAAGCAAAGCTCTATATGTTTCTTTGACGTTGAAAACCATGAAACTGCCATTTCGCGTTGGGCTAGAGCTAGAACAAGAGCTGCTAAGGTTGGTAAGGGTTTATCAAAAGATTTTAAAGCTAGGAAACTTGCTTTGCTGCATTGGCTTGAAGCA ATTGATCCACGACATCGATATGGACATAATCTACACTTTTACAATGATAAATGGCTCAAGAGTCAAAGCATGGAACCCTTTTTCTATTG GCTAGATATGGGAGAAGGAAAGGAAATAAATCTTGACAAGTGTTCTAGGGCTAAACTTCAACAACAGTGTATTAAATATCTTGGTCCT ATGGAAAGACTGTCTTATGAAGTTGTTGTGGAAGATGGAAAGTTATTGTACAAGCAATCAGGAGAGGTCCTTCATACTATAAAAGAAGGCTCATGTTCCAAGTGGATATTTGTCCTTAGCACATCTAAGAATTTATATGTTGGTGAAAAGAAGAAAGGTTCATTTCAGCATTCAAGTTTTTTGGCTGGAGGAGCCGCATCTTGTGCTGGAAGACTAGTCGTTGAACACGGTGTCTTGAAG GCTGTTTGGCCTCAAAGTGGTCATTATCGTCCAACAGAAGAGAATTTTAAGGAATTTACTACATTCCTTGAAGAGAATAAAGTGGACCTTTCCAATGTGGAG GAATGGAAGAGTTTCAAGGTGGAAGGTATAGGGGATTTTGTTTTGAAACAAAAACTCAATCTTCTTAAATGGAGGCTTAAATGGTGGAATAAAGAAGTTTTTGGTAGAATCGATTTGGATATTCAAGAGGAGGTAAGAGACATCAATCATGGGGATGTCTTGTTGGAAGCGGAAGGGGGAGATATTCAACCGGTTACTTTATTTTATAGGAAGAAAGCTACTAGTCGGTTTTGGATGAAATTGAGGATATAA